Genomic window (Accipiter gentilis chromosome 7, bAccGen1.1, whole genome shotgun sequence):
TATGTTTGCATGAGTTCCTGAGCAGTGCTGCTGTTTACCTTCATTTTGGCACCTGAGAATAAGGAAGGGAGAGTATCTCTGCTCAAGCAATAGCCATCATTGTTTACATGTATGGTTTTTGTTAATGTTTCCTTTCAAAGGTGGATTTTGTTGAGGAAATTCTCCAGGTTTTTGAACATAACTTACTAGCAGCTAGAAAGGAGTGCTTTACACTAGGATTTAGAATAGCAATGCTTTTCACAAGATTGAGAGCTCACATATATAAGGTAGGGAATATGACAGGGAATTCATAGAAGGAGGGTATTGCTAAGCGCATAAAATAGGGGCCAGGTAGCCTTAAGGCATTAATATTTCCCAAATAGTACTACTATTTAACGTATGACTGAAAGTTGTGGATAAACCTATTAATACACTTGGAAGAACATTTCTGCATTATCCCAAGTGTTATCAGACACGACCTGAAGAGCATCTGTGAGACtacaaagaaatgagaaaatttttcttttattaatgtgCCCTCTCCCCAGGAAAACACTGAACTCGTTGAATTAATAAAATGTACCCAATCTGGTAAGAACATTCTGTAACATGTTGTATGCAAGCTGGCTTTAGCTCTTTTTGTTAGTAGGATTAATTTTTAGAAATCTAAGACTTTCATGTTAATCCCAGATAATAGTGCAGTTTGGTACACTAAAATAATCAGATTACCGTGAATGTCAGCACGATTTGATTTTAAATTACGTGAAGCATGTTACTGGAACTATCACCCCCTCATTTTATGAAAGGATGACCTGCAAGAATGTCAGACATGGTTCACCATGTCTCAATAGCTGCAGACCTCTGCTTcaagtcatttttaaaaatatggttttgTTTATTCAAATACTGACTTTTTGGGTGCAAGTTAGcacaagaatttttaaaagatgtggGCTTAATCACAACAATGGATGTGCAAATATTATGTAAGAAACTGGTATATAAAATTACCTTCTATACATATACCACTGAGTTACCACCTGCTACAACCAAATATCTGATTTGtggtttcagttaaaaaaaatactatccTACCTAGACCTTCCAACTAATTGATTAATGAACTTCCTTTTTGCATCTCCCTCGTTCCCCATATCTTTACTCTGATTGGTTACAGCAGGGCTCATGCCTATTTTATTTCTGGTTAATCTGATTAAGTAAGAACCTGGGATTGTGATGTCAGGGCATTAGCAGAAAGAAGTAATGCTTCCTCTAGGAAGGATGGCAATTTTGACCTTTTAGAAGCAGGTCATGATCTGACTGCAAGATGAAAATAGAGCAAGACAAATAATACCAACTCATTCTCCGATAGGATAGTTCAAGTAAGATTATGGCTCGTGGACTGCAGGTAAGAAAGCATAATGCACTCATATTTGGTTATTTGATTGAAGGAAGCTTCGGGTGTGGGGGAAGAGGTTAGCTTCAGCAAAAATAGTAGAACATTAGAAATACTGACTAATGAAAGGCCTTGTTTCTTATATTTACTCAAGAgaaaaactggctttcagaacaGAGGCATCTTAACAGACCTAATTTTTTTACAAACTTAGGacattatttatttgattttaatataCCTATATTCATATTCTTTCATTCTGTGCTGATGAAACAATACTTATTTATTAATCTCTTTATTGTACAAAATTGATGTAGttaattttgttgggttttcccCCCTTAAATTCAGAAACCTACATCAGTAAATGAGCAACAGATGAGACTGAATCTAAATTAAACAACTAATTTCTCAAGTGATAAGCTCatgatttaaaaatgtaatgactTTGTATGATAGTTTAGTAGACTGCTTTATTATAATGGGATGCTGCTGTATTATTTAGCATGTGccacaaaacaaatgctttttatgAGCCTGTAAGGTATATGCAGCCTGTTGCTATGGTGATGCGGTGCTCAAACTGATGCAATCCTTAAGGTTCTGTTCATGAACATTTCAGCAGACCATAAAAAATGTTTCACACATAGCAACAAACAAGATATTAATGTAGCGGATATTGTTTGCACAAAATAGTCTCAGTGAGCATAGTCGTTAACCAAATAAAGGTACTAAACTGCACTGTTGGAGTAGCTGTAAGCAGTGATCACTATGCACACCTGTATGCTTCAAGATTAGCTTTATTCAATAGTTACAGTAACATGGACAAAGTTCATCCCTCACTTGAGCTGAACAAGTTGTGATGCCTCTCATCAAATGCAGCAAGAAGCTAAATTCTGAACTTTAACTTGCTGTGCAGATGAAAGTCCAATTTATAGCTGCAAAAGCAAACTGTAAGGCTGAAGTCCATCAAACATGGCAATCAGTATCATGATTGGGCAAAAGAAAAACTGCTCAAATCGCAGGTAGGGTAGTTATTGCATTTAAGCTGCAGTTATGCATAATGCAACAGAGGTGGgcatcttgcaaaaaaaaaaaaccaaacaccaaaacccaacaataaaACAACCGACCCACCCTACAGCACTTTTGAAACTGTTTGTCATGTCAGTGACTATACTTAAAGGTGCTTTTTCTGTACtccaaataaaaattatgtttgtgtGTTCCAGTAGTCTCAAAAACTGTCTTTTAACTTTGGCCAATGCTTATAATTAGGTCCTATCATCACTGCTTCTTGTTGACAGAATCCCATATCTTGTGTGTGTATTTTGTCTGTCACCACTAGCAACCTCACACAGGCAGAAATTAGTCCATTTCAAACTGGCCAACTGGGTTAATATAACACACAAACAACAATAAGAAGTTCTGCACTGCATTAAAGCCTGCTCATAGATGCTAATGTCTAGCCTGATCTACAGCTGATACCAGCGTAACTGCCAGTATCTCTTCCAAGATTAATAAAGCACTaacaaacttaatttaaaaaaaatccttcacctAACCTTTCACTTTGCTGACTTCAGCCATGAATAAAATAGTAACTAAACCAGGCAAAATAGTACTCCTGACACTCTAAACAGTGCTCAACTGCAAGACTATTCTGTAAGTCTAACTTGGAACATCAAGGCCTATCAATTTTGAGTACTTGCAGAATACAGTTAGTTCAGCCAGGATGAGATTCTATATGCATTGCCTTGTACTACGATAATCTGTTCTTTGAAATTCTTGTTCACACCTGTCTCTCTAGTTTTAACTTTAAATGAAGTAGGCTTTCGTGgccaatttaaaataaacagcagtaATTGTTTATCTCATTTTTGTGGCTGCTGTGAGTTTTACAAGTAATAACCTACTCCTGTTCCCTACagtccatttttcatttcttcctaaGCACTCACTTCTCCTATGCCaaaaaaggagaattaaaaacaaTTCATCTGCCTAAGAGTTTGCAGGTGTTAACTTGCTTGTTAGCAATACTTTATGCTGTTACTGCCTAGTTCATAGCTCTGTGCTGTCTATTAGCAAGCCACTGTACCGAGCTCTGTTGAATGCAACTGGTGTGTAGTTAACCTGTTTTGCACTAGTGAAGCTCTGAGCCAGCTTcgtatttttctttcaattagtTCTGTAATTTTTTAACAATAACAGGGCAATATTAGATGTGACAATCTCACTAATTCAAGTTTTTTCTTAACTTATTTCTAATACTTACATATTAGCCCTCTTATTCCCAATTGTTTCTACgttattatatttcttttttgcctgCTTTTGTACCACCACTTCATAAATGAACAAAGACCAAAGTATCCATTATGGTCTTGAAGGGTGGTAGAATCCAAAACCACAATCTGTTTGGGGCCAAAAGACTAGTCAGAAGAGAAGCCAAATTGAGAACTTCTAGGCATCCAGACACTTCTGGGTGCAACAGCCTGGAGCCAGCATATTGAAGAGAGAACTGTAATCCTAAACCCTGGTGGCAAAAGGATTAAGGCCCTGATCTGTGGGAAGTAGCTATGGCCTCTCCCCAACCATGCTGAGGAGCAATCTGCTAGCAGGGCAAACAGCACAACGAGCTGAACTGCAGCACAGCAGTCTCTGGTTCCCCCCTGTGGGCACTTCTCTTCCCACTACCATCTCAAAGCTTCTCCTTTGGGGTAAATCATCTCCCCTGTCCTCTGAGACAGCCGGTGGTTGGTATGTGCTTAACTCTTGTCAAAAATTCAGTTGTGAATTCACACTTAGGAGACAGAATTTTCTCTTCTACACAATGGAAAATGATGGTCAATGCAGTGCAGCATCCCAAAGTCACCTGCTGACTGGAGATCAAGCTGTAATCCCAATCTACTTgccttaaattttaatttttgcttgtCTACCACATGAACAAGCTACTGTGCTCTGCAGAAGGGGGAATGGAGAATACAAGAGGAGttttgttcttttgggtttttcATGAGTTGATGATGGTTGGGAATTTCTTTTATAATGCCTGGTGCAAAGTAGTTATCTATCCATTCACATCTCAGACAAGCACACTAGCTTGTGTGAATTATCAGACAGATTGTAAACTGTATTGTTCTATCAAAAAAGTTCAAAAACTTTcagatacatttttattttgacacATTATTGAGGGGTGTGTGGGCAGAGGAATCTTTCTCCACATTATCAGAGACTGGAAGGTATGGTTCTGTTTTTACTCTTAGAGCTATTTCCCTTTCATTTGCAGATAAGAGATGAAGAAATTGGCTATAACAAAAATCTATTTTGCATTCCTAAGCATTACGAAGAAGATTTAGAAAGAGTCTTCATTCCTCATGGACTCATCCTGGACAGGTATGAGGGTAAACAACAAAGAATAGTGACAGTGATGCCAATGATCCATTTCCCTCCAAACGAAAAGACTGAGGCCCTAGCCTGCATAGCCCATGAGAAACATGGAAACCCTGCAGCTGTAACACTTGTATTCTAGAGTTTAATACAAAAGGAGTTTTACAGAGAGGATTCTTCTACAATGCCAGTTAAGTTTCCATGTCATCTCAAATATCTTTAAACTTTCCTATCCTGTCTTGTTTAGATATATAGATTTAATCAACAGTATGTCAAGTGGAGTAGGCATCATCTTGTGAACTGCAAATATGTAACTAATTTTCCTGTGTCTGAATGTGGTCACAATTTACTGTTTACAAAAACCTAACAGCAAGATCAAAATTTAACACATGGACAAACAAATATGATATACAAAACAATTTAAAGGATatggttgtttgcttttttgttgtttttttttccttccaggacAGAACGTTTGGCTAGAGATATCATGCAAGATATGGGAAGCCATCACATTGTTGCTCTCTGTGTCCTTAAAGGAGGCTATAAGTTCTTTGCTGATTTGCTGGACCATATAAAAGCACTGAATCAAAATGGTGATAAATCTGTGCCTATTACTGTGGATTTTGTTAGAATAAAAAGCTACTGTGTAAGCAActctcttttctttggaaaatcaaCTCTCCCCATACATTGACATTCTGAATACTGGTAGTTTATACGAAAACTCCACAAAAATTGAGTTTATGCATATATCTTGTTCAAAGCAATTCAATTTATTACACACTGAAAAGCAACTGACTTAGCAATCTGCCCCAACAATCAGATGGATATTGTATATTCACTGGAATGAACCTATAGCAGAACACTTAACAAAGCCAGGGTCAGGTCTCCTATGTCCTCCTCTCCAGCCTAAAGCTTCCATACAGGTTCTACTCTGTCTTTACCATGGCACCCTTTGGTGGGAGGGAGTATGGGGAGGAACTTAGCATCACAGACTTGCTTATTGTCtttctctgcattatttttttattctgtatagATAGTAATGGAGAGACTTGTTTTCATAATCTGTGTGTTGGGGAAGAGGTAACTTTTGCCTGAACCAATCATAGCTGTTCCAAGCCAATTACTGTAAACCAGTGACTTACgctatttttttctggtttatcttCTCCCCTCTTTGAAGGCTACAGCTCTGTGCACTGATCAAAACTTACCCCATGCTAAATACAACAGTTTACAATACCCTATAAAATTCTAAAACCAATCTGGGGTAACAAAAATAGCTGAAAGCAATGGTATCTATTCCATGAATATGGATGTACTCTTGTTCCATGCAAACATCTGTCTGCACTGACACTTCACTCTCTCCTCTTGCTCTCAGCTACTTTACACAGCACTCCTTCagtaaaacagcttttaatttgcAAGTGTCATTTGATAGGCAAAAAGCAAGAGCAGCACAGCGTTTGTACACATACAAGATAACACTTTTGAGCATGTTTTATGTGacttccctctcttctttctccttctagaATGACTCACCTACAGAAGAAATCAGTATTGTTGGTGAGGAACTGTCTACACTAAGTGGGAAGGTATGAATTAGCATCTTCAGCTTTTAAGGGGCAAGAACAGTTCTTGCGTATCTTCCAGGAAGTCCATCTTTATTAAGATTTTGATACTATGTATTTACAGTCACTTAACTCTGTTTTAAAATGCCATGCTTTGAAAGACTGAGTAATTCCCACTGATCCCAGTGGAAACCTAATGGGATCAGTACTGAATGCTTCTAAAGATCCTATTCTACATTTTATTGCACAGCCCCCAGAAGTGAACTATCTTAAACTGACTCATGCAGTATGGTTCTAGAATGCTATCGCTATACATAGAATAATATATAAAACCTGACATAGGTGGCTTTCTCACAGTATTTTATGCTTCCATAAATACTTACAGAAAGACTCTTCAGAAGGCACTAAAATAATGTAACCAGTTAAGTGACAAGCTCCTTTGAAAATCAATTGCAATTTACCTGTAACTGAAGCTTGTAGTGCAAACTTTTCCTGGCTGTATAATTCACTGAATGTTgccatgtaaatattttcttttctttctctccctacaTGATCTTTCCCAGAATGTGTTAGTAGTAGAGGTAAGTAAAGATTGGAGTGTGGGGGGAGGGAAAAACATggacttttttctccccattttgcaAGTTAATATCTTTTGCATATAAAACAATTAATTATGTTACTGTGCTGCCACGGTTGCTGACTGGCTTTTATTCTTTAAGTTAATCCACTGACAgtctgttgtctttttctttcagactcggaggataatatatttttttatctctttcaGGACATTATTGAGACTGGTAGAACAATGAAAGCACTACTTTCAAAACTAAAAGACAACGAACCAAAGATGGTAAAAGTTGTAAGGTATAATGATATGGCCATTTACTAATGTATTGTTatgaaaagatacaaaaaaaatcatttaggtGAATAGTCAGTGTATGCTGGTGGGTGTCTGTTTTTGTTTGGAGTTTGGAGGAAGAGGAAGTAAAAGCAGGAAGCAATCCTTACCCAGCTGGTGAAAAACTAAGTATTTATTAAACTGGGAACTTTACATATGCACTACCACCTTCATTGttaaagtgaataaaaaaggtttcCTGGCTCTTTTTGCACAGTCCATAAAGTCTGATGGATTCCCTTTTTCTTACCTCCTTACGTTTGAAGGAAATTCGGCTCTTTCCATAGGTTTCATAACACTTTCTCGGTTGCCTCAATACGAGAATGACAACACTcagaatttttcttaatatcctcAGTCATACACATTTTCAGAGTCTAAGAGTTTATCAGCACTTTCAAGATGAATTCAAGTAGCATTCTAGATCTGCTTTTAGATGATctctcaaaggattttttttttaatatccctgtCTCTGTCAAGTAATCACAATGCTCTGAAAGAGCACTTCTTGTTTTATGTACCAGCTATGCTCATCCCAGTGATTGTCCAGGAAGTTCTCAGTTTCTTCAGAAGCACACAAGAAAAGCAAGAATGGATATGATTTAGTGGAAGAAATCATAGTGGTGTTGCCCAACTtgtgctcttctctctccctccctgctaAAATCTTTCCATGCCACTTGAACTTGCTTACCTGTCTGTGCTATTCTAGTTTGCTGATACACTGCTACATGAAAAGATAATGATTTGGGATACAGAACTGAAGAGAACTAAATGTAAAACAACAGAGTCCTTTGGACCTTCAGAATTAACCTAGATCAGAGCCTTCGCTTCTTCCTCAATTGTAATTCTGTTACAATAATctcattgttttaatttaactGCATGATTGTAGAAGCTTATGGGGAGGGGCAGGAGAAGTGAAGTACACAGCTTAGAGCAAGACATATTCTAAAAAACATAACCACCTCTGCTCTGCCTTACAGCCTGCTCATTAAAAGGACACATCGAAGTCCAGGTTACAGACCAGACTGTAAGTATTGCGTTTTTCTGTTTGTCCAAAATATGATCTCATAACTTCACTTCATGGAGTAAGTCTAACGACTAGCATATAAGTTTCAGGAAGGCCAAaagaaatggggaggaaaaaaaaataaattttaaactgACAACCAGCTGTCCCATGCTGAAACCTCACAacgccttttttctttttttcttttttctcccccccccccccccccccccccgctggtCTGAGTGCAGGTTTGGCAATTTGTTAGCAGATACCAGAAACAGAATCAACCTTAACTTTGTATTGTTTGGCTTTGACCCTAAAAGGCATTTGTTTTGAGTCTGCATTAAACTTGCcttgttttcaaactgaaaatcCCTACTGAGTTGCAGTGCATCTACTATTACACTTCTGTAAAATCTCACTCCTTGTCTCCCTCTCCCAGGAATACTTCCTAAGTaggttttaaataattattttgttcttaaaatgcaTTCTCTTAACATTTTAATTGTATTACTAACTGATGGGGATAGTATAGATTCTAACCTTTGTCATCAATTTacagctctgattcttaaagaaGCATGCTAAGTACCTTGAAAGCAAGATGATGTATTTGTTAAGTATTACACTTAAATAGCTGAAGCATGCGTCCAATACAAACTATGTACTTAAAAGCTATTTACACCACCCAAGGATAAAAAGAATTGTATTTTCTTACAGATATAGGCTTTGAAATTCCAGATAAATTTGTTGTTGGATATGCTCTTGATTATAATGAATACTTCAGAGATCTAAATGTAAGTACATACATGTGTGCCTCGACTGTTACATATATGACTGTTACCACAGGTAAACAGCAAGAATATTAGCTTATACTAGGAGCTTCTCAACAAAACTTCAAATCTGACTAGAAACTTCCATTAAAAGGGCAAAACCATTATTAATGTGCCAAGCTAATAATTCAATGTAAATGTGTAAAAACTTGTTTATGCCTCACCTTTTTATGAATCTACTCCACAAGCCCAGCTGTGTTTTAAGATATTTTGAATCCTCCAGGATGGTTGGCAGCATACAATCTGCTGACCCCATCTGAAAAGAAAGTAACTTGTAATTTGGCTTTAATTTGATGTTTGTCTGTCTGAGTGAAATCCTATGTTGCTCTCTTCTAGCCAAGTCTTTAAGATGGCTGTGTGTGGACTGTGTGTGAAGGTTTTTCCTACACTGAGTAACATGTCCACCAAGATCTCTTTTCCTTTATTCCATTGCAGTCTCTTTAGGTTGAACTGAGTAATAGACTTGGAAAGAGTGTAACTGATAGAGAGAGctgatctttttttccctccttagttTTCAAAAGTACTTTCCTAAATCTGGTCAAGTGGAGAAGTTTTCCACTTCAAAGTCTTTTTAATAAGACAAACCAGTTCTGTTAAAAGACATATAATGGATCTATGCTATTGCAAAGCAATATGAAAAGGATACAATAATTGAACAAACCTGACCTCTTGAGAATATACAAATGTATAAATTACAGATGAGCTTGGAAGCAATATTAACATCTCAATTTTACTGCAAATCTTAAACTTGCAACCAAACTCACAAAGATTACTGTTCTGGTGTGTTTTCCTTACAATGCCAGGAATACGACTGAAAAAcattcttgcattttctttgaagGCACAGATCAACtaatgtacttttatttttttagcacatCTGCATTCTGAAAGAGAAAGCCAAAGAGAAATATAGGATCTGATAATATCGGTCTTCTGCAACAATACTTCAGTGGCATGTACAGCTGTGTGGATGAATAATAAGTAATCTACTAGTTGTGCTCCTTTCACTGGAGAACTACATTTTCTGAAgatactatatattttttttcctatagcaaTTATGTAAAACAGCTTAAAGGTGAATGAGTTCTGTTCAGGTTTCACTAAAACTTGAACAGAACTCTGGCCATAAAATGGCTATTACATTCTGCTGGAATGTAGCCAGGACCCGTACATGTGTTATGTAATTATGCTTGGGTTTTAATTTACTATATGAAGTAACACATTATGCATATTGTATATAAACTGCACTTATTTTTACATGTGAgcttgtgtgtgtaaatatatacacCAGTACTTTAGGTAACAAATAGGATGAATAAGCATTTAAGGGCTTGAGGTTAAGTCAACTCTACAAAGCACATAccacacagaaaacacatttggTTCTTTAGCTtaatgcaacaaaaaaaagtaaacattaagGTAATTACAGTGAGATTAGTTCTTATACTTTCCATGTAATGTGGGGTGTTGTGTCCTGGTTTTTGAGGGATCACGTGTTGATTGTACCATTGTGGTGTTACTCTGAATCCAGGTTAACGCTCATTAGTAGCTGTTAAGGCTGGATGATAAACCACTACAGTGGGAAATTGTTTCTGCTACTTGTGTGTCCCTAATGAGAGCTGGAAGCTAAATTTTACTGCCCAGAAACTACGCCGAGCTTGAGGCAGTCTCTGACACCTCACTGTTTCCTACCTGGACTAAATGATTAAACAAACTCTTGAGAccttgggttttggttggttttggtcccgtccccccccccccccccccccccgtgaatTGAAGAGTACTGAGCTAGGCGTCTGTGTTCCAAGAAGCTCTGTTGATGTCCTTTAGCTTTTACGAGTCCTGTGCTACAGGTGACTAGGCTTTGACAGGGGTGCAACGCTGCTTTCCGGAGCCCCCCGATAGCTGGAGGCTGTGCTCTGCCACGTTGGCCGCCCCTTAAAGCGATGCTAGCGCCTGTCTGAGTGGACCCCTTACCTAAAGCAACGCGAACGGCTCTTACAGCAGCCCCGCGTCACCCGCCTCCCTCGCCCCTCTGAGGGCGGGCCACGGACGCCGCTTGGCGGGGCGCGGTGCCAAACGGCTCCGTGGGtttctgctcttcccagctggaGCGAGGGCTGCTAGCAGCGAACGCCACCGTTCTCTAGGTAAACCTAGGCCGGGGAAGCTGTCGCCGGCCCTAGGAAGGGaccccggccgcggcggcggagcccggaGAGCCGTCCCCTCAGCGCCCGCCTCAGAGCGCCTCACTCTCCCCGGCGGCAGCGGGAATATCGCGCGCAGCCGCCCCGTGAGGGCCCCCTCGCGTGGCCTGCCCACCGCCAATCAGACGGCGGAGCCCGGCGATCTCGCGTGTTGATTGGAGGGACTGGCCGTCGGTCACGGGGCGAGGCGGGGCGTGCGTGGGGGGAAGGCGACGGGGAATGGGAAAGTCTGCTCTCGGGTCAGGGGTGTCAAAGATGGCGGCCGCCGAGCGGGAGGACGGGTCGGGAAGGTAGCCGTCGTCCCTGGCCCTTCTTCCGCTGCCCGTGGGCGATGCCTCCGCCCGCGGCGTCGTCCGCAGCCCCCGCTCGCCCCGCCGGCTGCGGGGAAAGCCCGGCAAGGAAGGCAGTAGAGAGGAGAGCCCTTCCTGGGCCTTgcgggaggccggggcggggaggtAGCGTCTACAGCGGTCCCCTCTCGGCCGGGGGCGGACAGCCGCCGCCGAGCCCTGCCCGGGTCCGCCGGCAGCAGGCCCGGGCGGAGGGGGAGGCGGTGAGCGGTGTGTGAGCGGCCGGGCGCCCGTTAAGGTTCCTCTCTGTGGAGAAACACGTTGCCCGCGGGGTGCCGGGGTGCAGCCTGGGGGTGTCACGGCGCTCCTCTCTGTTTGCTTCTAGAGAGAGCGTAAAAGAGAAAGCCAGGCTCCGCTTGAGGGAGTTCGATGTCGGAGACAGATTCTCCCACTTGCCGCTGCCCAAAGCCTCCGTCCTCCTGCCGCTGATGGTGAGGGAGGGGAAGCTGCACTTGCTGCTGACGCTCAGGTCGATGCAGGTGGGTGAGCGGGGGCCGCGGCCCGCCGTGCGCGGAGCCGGGCTCTCGGGGGGGAGGGACGGCAGGGAGCGAAGCCTCGGCGGGATGGCGTACGGCCACATCCTCGCCGGGTTCTCCCTCGGGGGCTTGCGCAGGTCCCATCCTTGCCACGTCTTCTAGGGCCTTGCTTTTCAAACTTCAGCCCAGGCGGCGGGCCGAAGGGTACGAGCAGGTGTTTTTACACGCCGATGATGGGTCTAGGGCTTGCGTGCCAGAAAAACGCTGGATACCCAGAAACCTGTGACAGTAAAAGATGATTTCCAGATCAGAAAAGGAAACTTTGATTGCTTACTGTGACTTAAGAAAACTGACAATGCGGTGCAGCTTTTATTAAAGTGACTTTTGAATCTGCGTTTAATGTTACTCTTCTCCCTCTTTCATCTATGAAAAGAAAGGCAACAACCTAAGTCCCCCAGAACTCTTCTGCCAGCGTTTTGCTTTCTTCTACAACTCTTTgttttccaccccacccccagcctgaCCATCCACCTGTATTCAGAGATTATTtacttgtctgtttttctgttgctGCAAAATGGAAGGTTTTGGGGGTCTTGCTTAGAAATTTTAAGACCCTAATAATTACAGTTTCTTAGCTGATAAACTGATTATAAATGGGCTTTTTCTGATCTTTGATGCGCAAGCCTATTACTATAACGTACTTAAAGGTACATTGTTTAAATGTGTATTTCAGAAGTTCTTGCTCTTACCTTGAGTGTTTTAATGTCACTGTTCTAGTTGTCGTTCTAGATTCATCCGTCAGTCTCTTATGCAAGCAAGATGATGgatgaaaaaataatataaattttgaaGTATTAAAGCAGAATGTATGGTATGAATTACACAGTACTGTACAAGTGATATATGTATTTCTGATAGTGTTTATAGATTAGTTGGGTATAGGCCCAACTTTTTCTTGTGTAGCTCTTGATGAGGCACGTTTCTTTTGACCTGCAGAAACCTCTTAGCACCGTTTCCAGCTTCTTTGACTGGAAAGATAAATCAAACATAAAGTGATACTGCAATATGAACAAGCATCTGTGTGGATCCAGGAAGAAATGTAAAACTTGTTATGTTTAACAGTAGTACTGCTTTAAATTCTAGCTGAGAAGGTCACCAGGGCAAGTGTgttttccaggaggaaaaagtgaaGCAATTGATAAAGATGAAATTGATACTGCTCTCCGAGAAGCTAAAGAAGAAGTGGGACTCCAGCCAGAGAAGGTGGAAGTCATCTGTAGGCTTGTGCCTGGAATTGATAAAGTAAGCAGTAAACTGAGCAAGTCGGCATATCATTAGAAAATAAGCTTgggttattttcttttgtaaggTTAATAGTGACCTTTTCAAACCTGTAACTGTAAATAAGCACCGCTTCTTAAAGCGTGCAGCTTGTGTTGCCAGCAAAGCGAAGGGAAGAGATTCTTGCTTTGCATTTGGTATTTGTGAGACCACATTTGGTGTACCACATCCAGTTATGGACACACTGGAGTACCAGAAAGACGGTGCTAAACTGACAAGAGTTTAGTGGAAAGCCACGAAGATAGtaa
Coding sequences:
- the NUDT7 gene encoding peroxisomal coenzyme A diphosphatase NUDT7 — its product is MGKSALGSGVSKMAAAEREDGSGRESVKEKARLRLREFDVGDRFSHLPLPKASVLLPLMVREGKLHLLLTLRSMQLRRSPGQVCFPGGKSEAIDKDEIDTALREAKEEVGLQPEKVEVICRLVPGIDKMNHLVTPVVGFIEDTFQATPNPDEVSDVFLVPLEYFVKPLNYKTLPYKTSTGYLSRMHCFIYDDHEHKVSFKIWGLTAHFAVFLALVVFGKRPTFEVDYDLDDLISSSEKYFMNLYASLYKRKKSNL
- the LOC126041188 gene encoding hypoxanthine-guanine phosphoribosyltransferase-like → MARGLQIRDEEIGYNKNLFCIPKHYEEDLERVFIPHGLILDRTERLARDIMQDMGSHHIVALCVLKGGYKFFADLLDHIKALNQNGDKSVPITVDFVRIKSYCNDSPTEEISIVGEELSTLSGKNVLVVEDIIETGRTMKALLSKLKDNEPKMVKVVSLLIKRTHRSPGYRPDYIGFEIPDKFVVGYALDYNEYFRDLNHICILKEKAKEKYRI